The following proteins are encoded in a genomic region of Micromonospora olivasterospora:
- a CDS encoding NADH-quinone oxidoreductase subunit D, with product MTGMTTEAGDLRELTVGTGAGGEQLGTDMVVNIGPQHPSTHGVLRLRLVLDGERVVSAEPIVGYMHRGAEKLFEVRDYRQIIVLANRHDWLSAFSSELGVVLAVERLMGMEVPERAVWLRMALAELNRVLNHLMFLGSYPLEIGAITPVFYAFRERETLQTVLEEASGGRVHYMYNRVGGLKEEVPAGWTRRARAAIGEVRRRLPDLDNLIRRNDIFLARTVGVGVLTAADAAAFGASGPVARASGLDLDLRRDEPYLAYDQLDVPVVTRTAGDCHARFEVLLDQVYVSLDLAERCLERVDRLTGPVNTRLPKVVKAPEGHTYAWTENPLGINGYYLVSRGEKTPWRLKLRTASYANVQALATLLPGCLVPDLIAILGSMFFVVGDIDK from the coding sequence ATGACGGGCATGACCACGGAGGCCGGGGACCTGCGCGAGCTGACCGTCGGCACCGGTGCCGGCGGGGAGCAGCTCGGCACAGACATGGTGGTCAACATCGGCCCGCAGCACCCGTCGACGCACGGCGTGCTGCGGCTGCGGCTGGTCCTCGACGGGGAGCGGGTGGTCAGCGCCGAGCCGATCGTCGGGTACATGCACCGGGGCGCGGAGAAGCTGTTCGAGGTGCGCGACTACCGGCAGATCATCGTGCTCGCCAACCGGCACGACTGGCTGTCGGCGTTCTCCAGCGAGTTGGGCGTGGTGCTCGCCGTGGAGCGGCTGATGGGCATGGAGGTGCCGGAGCGGGCGGTCTGGCTGCGGATGGCGCTGGCCGAGCTGAACCGCGTGCTCAACCACCTGATGTTCCTCGGCTCGTACCCGCTGGAGATCGGCGCGATCACGCCGGTGTTCTACGCGTTCCGGGAGCGGGAGACCCTGCAGACGGTGCTCGAGGAGGCCTCCGGGGGCCGGGTCCACTACATGTACAACCGGGTCGGCGGGCTCAAGGAGGAGGTGCCGGCCGGCTGGACGCGGCGGGCCCGGGCCGCCATCGGCGAGGTACGCCGCCGCCTGCCGGACCTGGACAACCTCATCCGGCGCAACGACATCTTCCTGGCCCGTACGGTCGGGGTGGGCGTGCTGACCGCCGCCGACGCCGCCGCGTTCGGCGCGTCCGGGCCGGTCGCCCGGGCCTCCGGGCTCGACCTGGACCTGCGCCGGGACGAGCCGTACCTGGCCTACGACCAGCTCGACGTGCCGGTGGTGACCCGCACCGCCGGCGACTGCCACGCCCGCTTCGAGGTGCTGCTCGACCAGGTGTACGTCTCGCTGGATCTCGCCGAGCGGTGCCTGGAGCGGGTGGACCGGCTCACCGGGCCGGTGAACACCCGGCTGCCGAAGGTGGTCAAGGCCCCCGAGGGGCACACCTACGCCTGGACCGAGAACCCGCTCGGCATCAACGGCTACTACCTGGTGTCCCGGGGCGAGAAGACCCCGTGGCGGCTCAAGCTGCGCACGGCGTCGTACGCGAACGTGCAGGCGCTGGCCACCCTGCTCCCCGGCTGCCTGGTGCCGGACCTGATCGCCATCCTCGGCTCGATGTTCTTCGTGGTCGGGGACATCGACAAGTAG
- a CDS encoding ABC transporter ATP-binding protein: MSAEPDGAHPRAASITLEGVGKRYPDGTEAVRELSLEVRAGELTVLIGPSGCGKSTVLRMINRLVEPTGGRILLGDEDVTRVDPVALRRRIGYVIQNVGLFPHQTVLANVGTVPRLLGWSRDRVRRRSAELLELVGLDPKQFGRRYPHELSGGQRQRVGVARALAADPVVLLMDEPFSAVDPIVRTRLQEEFLRLQADVRKTIVLVTHDLDEAVRLGDRIAVLSEGGRLEQYDSPAAVLGAPASGFVRQFVGADRGIRALAVTPVTAEALDPAPADPAGLPEVALGSSAYDALAVMLTSGADRVLVTAGGRPAGLLTRERALAPAQRQG, from the coding sequence ATCTCCGCCGAACCCGACGGCGCCCACCCGCGTGCGGCGTCGATCACGCTGGAGGGCGTCGGCAAGCGGTACCCGGACGGCACCGAGGCGGTCCGGGAGCTGAGCCTGGAGGTCAGGGCCGGCGAGCTGACCGTGCTCATCGGCCCGTCCGGCTGCGGGAAGTCGACCGTGCTTCGGATGATCAACCGGCTGGTCGAGCCGACCGGCGGCCGGATCCTGCTCGGCGACGAGGACGTGACGCGGGTCGATCCGGTCGCGCTGCGTCGCCGGATCGGGTACGTGATCCAGAACGTCGGGCTCTTCCCCCACCAGACCGTCCTCGCCAACGTCGGCACCGTGCCCCGGCTGCTCGGCTGGTCGCGGGACCGGGTGCGCCGCCGCTCCGCGGAGCTGCTGGAGCTGGTCGGGCTCGACCCGAAGCAGTTCGGGCGGCGCTACCCGCACGAGCTGTCGGGCGGGCAGCGCCAGCGGGTCGGGGTGGCCCGCGCGCTCGCCGCCGACCCGGTGGTGCTGCTGATGGACGAGCCGTTCTCGGCCGTCGACCCGATCGTACGGACCCGGCTGCAGGAGGAGTTCCTCCGGCTCCAGGCCGACGTGCGCAAGACCATCGTGCTGGTCACCCACGACCTGGACGAGGCGGTCCGGCTCGGCGACCGGATCGCCGTACTCTCCGAGGGCGGCCGGCTGGAGCAGTACGACAGCCCCGCGGCCGTGCTCGGCGCGCCCGCGTCGGGGTTCGTCCGGCAGTTCGTGGGCGCGGACCGGGGCATCCGGGCGCTGGCGGTGACCCCGGTCACCGCGGAAGCACTGGATCCGGCGCCCGCCGACCCGGCCGGGCTGCCGGAGGTGGCGCTGGGCTCCTCGGCGTACGACGCGCTGGCCGTGATGCTCACCTCGGGGGCGGACCGGGTGCTGGTCACCGCCGGCGGGCGGCCCGCGGGGCTGCTCACCCGGGAACGCGCGCTCGCCCCCGCCCAGCGCCAGGGCTGA
- a CDS encoding ABC transporter permease codes for MSNPVGEAVRWLNDPLNWTNPGGVLDRLGEHLGMSAAAVLLGCLVAWPLGLWLGHTGRGGGLVVLVSNVTLAVPTLALLTILPLTFLGFGRPSVVVALAVFAVPPLLANAYTGVRQADPEARDAARGMGLSGGQVLRRVELPLAVPYLAAGFRTAAVQVVATAALASFVNGGGLGQIIRAGFGLDIAAGGGQIIAGGVLVGGLAMLVELVLALVERLVTPRSLRPARSRASRRAAAVAGS; via the coding sequence ATGAGCAACCCCGTCGGCGAGGCGGTGCGCTGGCTCAACGACCCGCTGAACTGGACCAACCCGGGCGGCGTCCTGGACCGGCTCGGCGAGCACCTGGGCATGTCGGCGGCCGCCGTGCTGCTCGGCTGCCTGGTGGCCTGGCCGCTCGGCCTGTGGCTCGGGCACACCGGCCGGGGCGGCGGGCTGGTCGTGCTGGTGTCCAACGTCACTCTGGCCGTGCCGACCCTCGCGCTGCTGACCATCCTGCCGCTGACCTTCCTCGGCTTCGGCCGCCCCTCGGTGGTGGTCGCGCTCGCGGTCTTCGCGGTGCCGCCGCTGCTGGCCAACGCGTACACGGGGGTGCGCCAGGCCGACCCCGAGGCCAGGGACGCGGCGCGCGGGATGGGGCTCTCCGGCGGGCAGGTGCTGCGCCGGGTGGAGCTGCCCCTGGCCGTGCCGTACCTGGCCGCCGGCTTCCGCACCGCGGCCGTGCAGGTGGTGGCGACCGCCGCGTTGGCCTCGTTCGTCAACGGCGGCGGGCTCGGCCAGATCATCCGGGCCGGCTTCGGGCTGGACATCGCCGCCGGCGGCGGGCAGATCATCGCCGGCGGCGTGCTGGTGGGCGGGCTGGCGATGCTGGTCGAGCTGGTGCTCGCCCTGGTCGAGCGCCTGGTCACGCCGCGCTCGTTGCGTCCGGCCCGGAGCCGGGCGAGCCGGCGTGCCGCCGCCGTCGCCGGGAGCTGA
- a CDS encoding ABC transporter permease, with protein MSFRLSYRADPGNPWFSWQYVRDNSDTILAALRDHAWLTARAVLIAALVALPLAVAAHWYRSLAGPILALTGVLYTIPSLALFAFLAPYLGIGALTVLSVVVLYALLMIVRNALAGLAQVPPEVREAAEGMGYGRWGRLFRVELPLALPGVLTGLRLATVSTVALVTVGVVVGRGGLGQLIFAGFQNNFYKAEIMTGTLLCVLLALALDLLLAGLGRAVTPWLRGRSR; from the coding sequence ATGTCCTTCCGCCTGAGCTACCGGGCCGACCCGGGTAACCCGTGGTTCTCCTGGCAGTACGTGCGGGACAACTCTGACACGATCCTCGCCGCGCTGCGCGACCACGCCTGGCTGACCGCGCGGGCCGTGCTGATCGCCGCGCTGGTGGCCCTGCCGCTGGCCGTGGCGGCCCACTGGTACCGCTCGCTCGCCGGCCCGATTCTCGCACTCACCGGGGTGCTCTACACGATCCCGTCGCTGGCGCTGTTCGCCTTCCTCGCGCCGTACCTGGGTATCGGGGCGTTGACCGTGCTCAGCGTGGTGGTGCTGTACGCGTTGCTGATGATCGTCCGCAACGCGCTCGCCGGGCTCGCCCAGGTGCCCCCCGAGGTCCGGGAGGCCGCCGAGGGGATGGGGTACGGCCGCTGGGGGCGGCTGTTCCGGGTCGAGCTGCCGCTGGCCCTGCCTGGCGTGCTGACCGGGCTGCGCCTGGCCACGGTGTCGACCGTGGCGCTGGTCACAGTCGGGGTGGTGGTCGGCCGGGGCGGGCTCGGCCAGCTCATCTTCGCCGGCTTCCAGAACAACTTCTACAAGGCCGAGATCATGACCGGCACGCTGCTCTGCGTCCTGCTCGCCCTGGCCCTCGACCTGCTCCTGGCCGGGCTGGGCAGGGCGGTCACCCCCTGGCTGCGCGGGAGGAGTCGATGA
- a CDS encoding glycine betaine ABC transporter substrate-binding protein, which translates to MRARTRLAIGAIGALAAAGVLTGCGEAGSSGTEAPQQAASGAGCAPVAGDQLVVLADDKKLQNTDNILPAVNAKVAKPELLAALDKVSAALDTPKLIGLNKAVDVDRKTSKVAAEEFAAANNLTQGVAKGPGGTIVVGAGNFTESQTLAELYRITLTAAGYQVKVQQIGNRELYEPALEKGEIQVVPEYAATMAEFLNTKTNGKDAPAVSSPELEKTVAALKAAGEKAGIVFGTPSAAQDQNAFAVTKAFADKYGVSTLSELAAKCSGSATVLAGPPECPQRPKCQAGLVQVYDFKAGSFSSLDAGGPQTKNALKTGSASVGLVLSSDGALAAS; encoded by the coding sequence ATGCGCGCACGTACACGGCTGGCGATCGGCGCGATCGGTGCCCTCGCCGCGGCCGGGGTCCTCACCGGCTGCGGTGAGGCCGGTTCGTCCGGCACCGAGGCGCCCCAGCAGGCCGCCTCGGGGGCGGGCTGCGCCCCCGTGGCCGGCGACCAGCTGGTCGTCCTGGCCGACGACAAGAAGCTCCAGAACACCGACAACATCCTCCCGGCGGTCAACGCCAAGGTGGCCAAACCGGAGCTGCTCGCGGCGCTGGACAAGGTCTCCGCGGCGCTGGACACCCCGAAGCTGATCGGGCTCAACAAGGCCGTCGACGTCGACCGCAAGACGTCCAAGGTCGCCGCCGAGGAGTTCGCCGCGGCCAACAACCTCACCCAGGGCGTGGCCAAGGGCCCCGGCGGCACGATCGTGGTCGGCGCCGGCAACTTCACCGAGAGCCAGACCCTGGCCGAGCTGTACAGGATCACGCTCACCGCCGCCGGATACCAGGTCAAGGTGCAGCAGATCGGCAACCGGGAGCTCTACGAGCCGGCCCTGGAAAAGGGAGAGATCCAGGTCGTCCCGGAGTACGCGGCGACCATGGCGGAGTTCCTCAACACCAAGACCAACGGCAAGGACGCCCCGGCGGTCTCCTCGCCGGAGCTGGAGAAGACGGTCGCGGCGCTCAAGGCCGCGGGCGAGAAGGCCGGCATCGTCTTCGGGACGCCGTCCGCCGCACAGGACCAGAACGCCTTCGCCGTCACGAAGGCCTTCGCCGACAAGTACGGGGTGAGCACGCTCTCCGAGCTGGCCGCCAAGTGCTCCGGCAGCGCCACCGTGCTGGCCGGTCCGCCGGAGTGCCCGCAGCGCCCGAAGTGCCAGGCCGGGCTCGTCCAGGTCTACGACTTCAAGGCCGGCTCGTTCAGCTCGCTGGACGCCGGCGGCCCGCAGACCAAGAACGCGCTGAAGACGGGGAGCGCCAGCGTCGGCCTGGTCCTTTCCAGCGACGGCGCCCTCGCGGCGAGCTGA